GCATCTGGAAATAAGTCCGGATCATCTCGTAGCGGTCGGCTTCCGTGGGCTGATCATAGCTGCCGCAATCACAGTATTGCGCAATCTGTCGAAAGATCCACGGATTCGATGCGGCCGTCCTTCCGATCATCACTGCATCGCAACCCGTCTGCGCAACCATGGTTGCCGCATCTTCCGGACAGCGGATGTCGCCGTTGCCGATAACCGGAATCTTCACTGCATCCCGCACCGCTGCGATCCATTCCCAGCGCGCCTCGCCGGAATATCCCTGCTCGCGCGTGCGGGCATGCAGCGCCACCGCGTTCAAGCCGCAGTTCTCGGCCATGCGCGCCAGTTCCACGCACACAATCTCGTCATCCTTCCAGCCGGCGCGGAACTTTACTGTGAAAGGAATCGAAACCGTGGCCCGCACCGTCTCAAAGATCTTGCCGATCAGCGGCAGATCGCGCAGCAAGCCTGATCCGCCGTTGCACTTCACCACCTTCTTCGCCGGGCACCCCAGGTTGAGATCTACGATGTCGAACCCCAGGCCTTCCACCATGCGGGCGGCTTCGCCCAGCACCTGGGGATTGCTGCCGAAAAGTTGCGCAGAGATCGGATGCTCGTCCTCATAGAAGTGCAGATAGCGCTGGGCCTTCTTATCTCGAGAACGCAATACGCCATCGGCAGAAGTGAACTCCGTCATGATCAGGCCGCAGCCCGATTCCCGGCCAGAGAGCAGGTGGTCCGAGCCCGGCTTCAGGTTGACGTTCCGAATGAACCGGCGGAACACGGTGTCCGTCACCCCAGCCATGGGCGCCAGCACCGTCGCCGGGGCAATTCGAACTTTGCCGATGGGAAAACACTCCGGCATCGAGGCATACACGCCATCCCCGGTCTTCGGCTGCACCTCGGGATTTTCCCAGTATTTCCGCATCGTCAACATTGTAGCGGGCGGCAGCAATCGGGGGAATGTCGACTTGGGCCTACCAGATCGTGTGAACTGCTCGCGACCGTCGGATGTGGCGATCGGCAGTCACCAGAGGTAATCCTTCCACTAATGCGGTCGCTCCAATAATTCGATCGGCAGGATCACTGGGATAGGTCTCCGGAAGCGTAACTGCCCGCACCGATGCCCTGCCGCTGATCGGCAGAACGACAAATCGCGCTTCCACTTCATTCAAGAACGACTCCAGGCTGATATCAAGGCGGATGCGGCCTTTGCTCGAAAGCACAGCCAACTCCAGCAAAGTAATGTCCGAGATGGCCACTCCTTCCCCCTTCTGTCGTGCGTCCTTGATCGCCCTCTTTGCGGCGCTGGAGAGCTGCGCCTGATCCAATGCCAGCCACACGACAACATGCGTATCCACCAGGATCACTCCAGTTCACCCCATTCTTCCGTGGAAATCGCTGGAGAGATCACGTCACCAACAACCGCACCCTTACCGGCCAAGAAATTGTAAATATCGTCCTTGTCGTTGTCGGCGGGGACCAGTTTTGCCACCGGCTTTCCGTGCTTGGTGATCAGCACGGTCTCGCGCTTAGTCTGGACTTCATCCATAACTGCAAGACAATGAACCTTGAATGTACCGGCCGCCATTTTCTTCATTTCGGAATGTCCTCTTTTTTTTAGATCATAGTCATTATACCATGGTCATAATCGCAAGATGGCCACATTCCTTGACTCCCTTATAGTTCCGGCGCTCACAACCTGCAGGCTGCACTCCCGAAAGCCTTCCGGCCTGATTCGGCCATCTCCACCCGCGCCTGCCCCCCCCTCCCGCAGGGTGATGCCCCTGGATTTTCTTTGCAACCTCCGCAATGTATACGGAGTCTACATTCTTAGAAGGAAGTACAGAAGTTCTTCTCAGGAGGCCATCATGAATCGCGAGAGAGTTGCCCTGGTGACGGGAGTTTCCTCGGGAATCGGCCGCGCCATTGCCACGCTCTTATCGGCCCAGGGATTTCGAGTCTTCGGAACCGTGCGCCACTTGCCCGAACCCGGCCCTGAATCATCCCACATAGAATTCGTCCGGCTTGAGGTTCGCGATGAACCATCCATCGCTTCCGCTGTGCGCTTCGTCCTCGACCAGGCCGGACGCATCGACGCGCTCATCAACAATGCTGGTTACGCGCTGATTGGTGCCTTGGAGGAGACCAGCCTCGAAGAGGCCAGGGATTTGTTTGAAACCAATTTCTTCGGGGTCTTGCGCCTAACCCAGGCCGTTCTTCCCCTTATGCGGAAGCAAAAATACGGACGCATCGTAAACATCGGTTCCGCGGCGGGATTCATCCCCGCCCCCTACCAGGGTATCTATTCTGCCAGCAAACATGCTCTCGTCGGCTATTCAGAATCGCTCGACCACGAAGTGCGGCAGTTTGGGATTCGCATCTCGGTCGTTGAGCCGGGCTTTACCCGAACCAACATCAACAAAAATGCTCACCTCGCGGATCACTTGATTGCAGATTACGCAGCCGACCGCGACCATGTGATCCAAACGCTTCGGGAAAAGAACGCCAATGGCGCGGACCCTGCTCAGGTGGCCTCCGCCGTCCTGCACGCCCTGACGAGTTCCTCGCCACGGCAGGTTTATTTAGCCGGGAAAAACGCCAGGCTGATCAGTCTGCTCAGGAAGTTTGCGCCCGCCGGGGTTTTCGATAAGGGCCTGCGCAAGCAGTTCGGACTGGCAGGCGTGTAAGGGTCAGTTGGCCCGTTAGCGATATGCAGTCGGCCCCGCTCGGCCCAACCGTCGTGCCGGCGTACGAGGCAGGGATTCAGTTTTTCAACGGCTTGATGTGCTGCCGGATCCAGTCAAGAATCCGCGGGAAGCGGAACTCGCTCCGGCTGATTGAGCCCGCGATGAACTCGTATCCCTCCTCCGCCCCCAGGTTTAGATAAAGCCCATTGCGCCGCAGGAAAACGTCCGTTGCGACGAACGCGATAGGTTTATTTCCATCGATGAATCCATGACTCGTGCCGAGCGACTCCATCAGCGCCGCCGCCTCTTCCTCAATTGAGTTGTAATACCCGGTTTGCGGACGAAACACGGCGGCCTCTACCGCACCCTGGTCACGAATGCCCTGCCGTCCGCCAAAACGCTCGATAAGCAAAAAGTGCATTCGGTACACTTCTGCTACCGTCAGATACTCCGTCATTTATGATCACTATTTCGCGAGGCGCTCCAACAGATCGCGGTTGCGGGCAACCGACTCCTCAAACGACTCCATCACTTGCGCGCGGACGAGGTGCTGCGAGGGAACGACGTTGCGCAGGTAGTGGCGCAACGCCTC
The nucleotide sequence above comes from Terriglobales bacterium. Encoded proteins:
- the dusB gene encoding tRNA dihydrouridine synthase DusB, giving the protein MRKYWENPEVQPKTGDGVYASMPECFPIGKVRIAPATVLAPMAGVTDTVFRRFIRNVNLKPGSDHLLSGRESGCGLIMTEFTSADGVLRSRDKKAQRYLHFYEDEHPISAQLFGSNPQVLGEAARMVEGLGFDIVDLNLGCPAKKVVKCNGGSGLLRDLPLIGKIFETVRATVSIPFTVKFRAGWKDDEIVCVELARMAENCGLNAVALHARTREQGYSGEARWEWIAAVRDAVKIPVIGNGDIRCPEDAATMVAQTGCDAVMIGRTAASNPWIFRQIAQYCDCGSYDQPTEADRYEMIRTYFQMLVEEGMPGAAGKMKQFASWFTHGVRNGSALRKAVYEARQEPEILAAVDEFFAAMVGLPRGFANQVS
- a CDS encoding type II toxin-antitoxin system VapC family toxin codes for the protein MDTHVVVWLALDQAQLSSAAKRAIKDARQKGEGVAISDITLLELAVLSSKGRIRLDISLESFLNEVEARFVVLPISGRASVRAVTLPETYPSDPADRIIGATALVEGLPLVTADRHIRRSRAVHTIW
- a CDS encoding oxidoreductase, whose amino-acid sequence is MNRERVALVTGVSSGIGRAIATLLSAQGFRVFGTVRHLPEPGPESSHIEFVRLEVRDEPSIASAVRFVLDQAGRIDALINNAGYALIGALEETSLEEARDLFETNFFGVLRLTQAVLPLMRKQKYGRIVNIGSAAGFIPAPYQGIYSASKHALVGYSESLDHEVRQFGIRISVVEPGFTRTNINKNAHLADHLIADYAADRDHVIQTLREKNANGADPAQVASAVLHALTSSSPRQVYLAGKNARLISLLRKFAPAGVFDKGLRKQFGLAGV
- a CDS encoding type II toxin-antitoxin system Phd/YefM family antitoxin; the encoded protein is MKKMAAGTFKVHCLAVMDEVQTKRETVLITKHGKPVAKLVPADNDKDDIYNFLAGKGAVVGDVISPAISTEEWGELE
- a CDS encoding type II toxin-antitoxin system death-on-curing family toxin; this encodes MTEYLTVAEVYRMHFLLIERFGGRQGIRDQGAVEAAVFRPQTGYYNSIEEEAAALMESLGTSHGFIDGNKPIAFVATDVFLRRNGLYLNLGAEEGYEFIAGSISRSEFRFPRILDWIRQHIKPLKN